Within the Erigeron canadensis isolate Cc75 chromosome 6, C_canadensis_v1, whole genome shotgun sequence genome, the region ATCCAATAATGCAATAAACACTTGAGTAGTTTGTTACACAGTATAAACATTCGTGCatagttaattatattttggGGCATTAAACTCTTTTATGTATTAAAGTTGTTTCAACTGTGTAAGGTTCTTGTTCATTTGTTTTGATAATGTTGGAAAGGTTCAGGATTtgggtttgttttttttgaaaatatttttttgtttgtgtagcGCGTTGTTCCCCTGAATACATGGGTTCTCATGTCTAATTTCAAGCTAGCTTACAACCTTCTTAGACGTCCAGACGGGACTTTTAACCGACACTTGGCTGAATTTCTAGACCGTAAAGCCCCTGCAAATGCGAACCCTGTTGATGGTGTTTTCtctttcgatattgtgattgacCGGTCAATAAACCTGCTCTCTAGAGTGTATAGACTAGCTACTGAAAGTAATGGACCGTTAACTACAAGTTTCACACGGTTTGAGAAACCTGTATCAAAATCTGAAATTGTGCCTGTCATAGTTTTCTTCCATGGTGGTAGTTTTGCCCATTCGTCTGCAAATAGCGCAATCTATGACATTCTTTGTCGCCGTCTTGTGAGTCTTTGTAAGGCGGTTGTGGTTTCTGTGGATTATAGGCGTGCCCCCGAAGACCCTTATCCTAGTGCTTATGAAGATGGCTGGACTGCCCTTAAGTGGGTTAACTCGAGGCCATGGCTGCAGAGTAAAGATTCAAAAGTTCATATCTTTTTGGCTGGAGATAGCTCTGGTGGTAACATTGTGCATCAAGTTGCTTTAAGGGCAGTGACATCAAAATCTGAAATCCAGATTATGGGAAATATACTGCTGAATCCAATGTTTGGTGGAGAAACAAGATCTGAATCCGAAAAACGTTTGGATACCAAGTATTTCGTGACAATTAGAGATAGAGATTGGTATTGGAAGGCTTTTCTTCCTGAAGGTGAAGATAGGGACCATCCGGCTTGTAACCCGTTTGGTCCAAGGGGAATTAGTCTTGAAGGGGTTAAGTTTCCCAAGAGTCTGGTTGTGGTTGCTGGTTTAGACCTGATTCAGGACTGGCAGTTGGCTTATGCAGAGGGGCTTAAAACAGCCGGTCAAGATGTGAAACTTTTATTTCTAGAAAAGGCAACCATCGGGTTCTACTTGTTGCCCAATAACGATCACTTTCATATAGTGATGGATGAGATAAGCAACTTTGTGAGACCGATTCCCAACTTTGAATAGATGTTCTACTGCTACTAGATTTCATTAGATTGACATATCGTTTTAACGTTTTCATTGTAGTTTGTAAGATTGTGTGTTACCCCTGCTACTACTTCCACTACTAATTTCTGCTGTACCGGATCTGTGCCTTTGTGGATTGCAAGAAAATGTAAGAAGTTAAACTTGTTGCCGCCGATAAGAGCCATTCGTAGGTTTGTGTTATCAAATCGTAAAGTTCAAGACTTTCCAACTTCTGGATTCAAAGGGGAGGAAGACATGAAACCATGAATCATACGAATCCAGTTTTAGCATATGTTTTATTCCTGAGGTCTTAAGCATATATTGTAACTGGTAGCTTTGTTATTTTCTATCTAGTTTTAGCATTTGTGGTTTTGAGGATGGGAATGAATCCTGTATTGTGTGTATACATAATGTAAGAGCCACATTATCTATGTACAAAGTATATATGTTTGCTTTCATTTCATTATGATTTCTTTTCATCATAGAtttttcccccccccccccagttctttctttttccaaaaGTCAATCAGTCTACACACATTTTGTGTAGGACTTTATTCACACACTATGTTTAATAAAACTCCAGATTTGATGTCGAATAAACACACCATTAATAAAACCCCAAATCAATCTCAATACTGAATTCCGTATTTTGGTAAGGATATGGAGGCCCTAACTTTTCAAAGCAAAACCTATATCAATGGGGAGGAGCCAGAACTTTTTTTGTggggggcaaatttaaaagtctcttattatatttattagagtcatCTTTGAGGggaaaaaactttttaaacaaaaattaacccTCAATGgagaatttagaaaaaaatggactctta harbors:
- the LOC122605478 gene encoding gibberellin receptor GID1C-like; the encoded protein is MAGNDQVNICESKRVVPLNTWVLMSNFKLAYNLLRRPDGTFNRHLAEFLDRKAPANANPVDGVFSFDIVIDRSINLLSRVYRLATESNGPLTTSFTRFEKPVSKSEIVPVIVFFHGGSFAHSSANSAIYDILCRRLVSLCKAVVVSVDYRRAPEDPYPSAYEDGWTALKWVNSRPWLQSKDSKVHIFLAGDSSGGNIVHQVALRAVTSKSEIQIMGNILLNPMFGGETRSESEKRLDTKYFVTIRDRDWYWKAFLPEGEDRDHPACNPFGPRGISLEGVKFPKSLVVVAGLDLIQDWQLAYAEGLKTAGQDVKLLFLEKATIGFYLLPNNDHFHIVMDEISNFFVRLCVTPATTSTTNFCCTGSVPLWIARKCKKLNLLPPIRAIRRFVLSNRKVQDFPTSGFKGEEDMKP